The region AGCTCCTGGAACGCCTGGTCGCGCTCGCGCGCCAGGTCCGCCCGGGCCCGCTCCACGATGTGCTCCGCCTCCTGCTGCGCCGCCTGGCGCGACTCCGACAGGATGCGCTCCGAGTTGCGGTTCGCCTGGGCCAGGATCTCCTGGCTCTCGCGGCGGGCCGTATCCAGGATCGAGCGCGACTCCTGCTCGAGGCGCGCCGTCTCCGCCCGGACGGACTCCGCCTGGGCCATGCTGTCGCGGATGCGGGCGGCGCGCTGGTCCAGCATGTTCAGCACGGGCCGATAGAGGAAGCGCTGCAGCACCCAGAGGAGGATCAGGAAGTTGACCGTGTGCCAGACCACGGCCGTGATGTTGATCCCCAGGGAGTTCAGGATGTCCATGGGATCGCGCTCCTACGCGTGGATCTTGCCGAACAGCAGGAATGCGATGACGAGCGCGTAGATGGCGACCGCCTCGGCGAAGGCGATGCCGATGATCATCGGCAGCAGCACCGTGCCGCTCGCCTCGGGGTTGCGGCCGATGGCCTCCATCGCTTTGCTGCCGAGGATGCCGATCCCGATCCCCGGGCCGATGGCCCCCAGGCCGA is a window of Chloroflexota bacterium DNA encoding:
- the atpE gene encoding ATP synthase F0 subunit C; amino-acid sequence: MPTDITPLAAGLAIGLGAIGPGIGIGILGSKAMEAIGRNPEASGTVLLPMIIGIAFAEAVAIYALVIAFLLFGKIHA
- the atpF gene encoding F0F1 ATP synthase subunit B, which codes for MDILNSLGINITAVVWHTVNFLILLWVLQRFLYRPVLNMLDQRAARIRDSMAQAESVRAETARLEQESRSILDTARRESQEILAQANRNSERILSESRQAAQQEAEHIVERARADLARERDQAFQELRQQIADLAVLAAGHVVRRSLDDAAHRELIQQFLATAGDGNARQG